A single genomic interval of Mangifera indica cultivar Alphonso chromosome 5, CATAS_Mindica_2.1, whole genome shotgun sequence harbors:
- the LOC123215769 gene encoding cellulose synthase-like protein D5 codes for MVRRASSSPSSSPVTITVSSSGGGIRSMGLTSPVPRASVSNNPISPLSGRGNRASSGGNRTSSGGRYVSMLRDDATEELSSEFVTYTVHIPATPDHQSLSASQTSLNEETKNEPKPERSFISGTIFTGGFNSVTRGHVIDCSLEKSEPPKSGLICGMKGCDEKAMQNKCECGFKICRDCYLDCTGSGGHCPGCKETYKDVSDGDTEDEVMSEAEDQALPLPSVADFKLDKRLSLVKSFKAQNHPPDFDHTRWLFETKGTYGYGNAVWPKDGFGVGSGANGFEHPPDFGERNRRPLTRKMGVSAAILSPYRLIIMIRLVALGFFLTWRIRHPNRDAMWLWGMSITCELWFAFSWLLDQLPKLCPVNRVTDLSVLIDRFESPNLRNPKGRSDLPGIDVFVSTADPEKEPPLVTANTILSILAVDYPVEKLACYLSDDGGALLTFEALAETASFARIWVPFCRKHKIEPRNPEAYFGQKRDFLKNKVRLDFVRERRRVKREYDEFKVRINSLPESIRRRSDAYNAHEELRAKKKQVEMGRNPSESVKVPKGTWMSDGSHWPGTWASAETDHSRGDHAGIIQAMLAPPNAEPVLGAEADGDNLIDTTEVDIRLPMLVYVSREKRPSYDHNKKAGAMNALVRTSAIMSNGPFILNLDCDHYIYNSLALREGMCFMLDRGGDRICYVQFPQRFEGIDPNDRYANHNTVFFDVTMRALDGLQGPMYVGTGCIFRRTALYGFSPPRTTEHRGWFGRRKIKLFLRKPKVEKKVEDEIVLPINGEHNDDEDADIESLLLPKRFGNSTSLAASIPVAEYQGRLLQDLQGKGNHGRPAGSLAVPREPLDAATVAEAISVISCFYEDKTEWGKRVGWIYGSVTEDVVTGYRMHNRGWRSVYCVTKRDAFRGTAPINLTDRLHQVLRWATGSVEIFFSRNNALFASPRMKFLQRVAYFNVGMYPFTSMFLLVYCILPAVSLFSGQFIVQSLSVTFLIFLLAITITLCMLALLEIRWSGITLHDWWRNEQFWLIGGTSAHPAAVLQGLLKVIAGVDISFTLTSKSATPEDGDDEFAELYEVKWSFLMVPPITIMMVNSIAIAVGIARTMYSAFPEWSKLIGGVFFSFWVLCHLYPFAKGLMGRRGKVPTIVFVWSGLLSIVISLLWVYINPPSGGQDYLKFQFP; via the exons ATGGTAAGAAGAgcttcttcttctccatcttCATCACCAGTAACCATAACGGTGTCATCATCCGGAGGAGGTATTCGAAGCATGGGCCTAACAAGTCCAGTACCGCGTGCTTCAGTATCAAACAATCCTATTTCTCCTCTCAGTGGTAGAGGAAATCGTGCTTCAAGCGGTGGGAATAGGACTTCAAGTGGAGGAAGATATGTTTCAATGTTGAGAGACGATGCCACGGAGGAGTTAAGTTCAGAATTCGTGACGTACACAGTTCATATACCTGCAACTCCTGATCACCAGTCTCTGTCTGCCTCACAAACAAGCCTCAATGAGGAAACAAAGAATGAGCCCAAACCTGAGAGAAGTTTCATATCAGGTACTATTTTTACTGGAGGGTTCAACTCAGTGACTAGAGGACATGTTATTGACTGTTCTTTAGAAAAATCGGAACCTCCTAAATCAGGGTTGATTTGTGGAATGAAAGGATGTGATGAGAAAGCAATGCAAAATAAATGTGAATGTGGGTTCAAGATTTGTAGAGATTGTTATTTGGATTGTACTGGAAGTGGAGGGCATTGTCCCGGGTGCAAAGAAACATACAAGGATGTCTCTGACGGTGATACTGAGGATGAGGTTATGTCTGAGGCAGAGGATCAGGCTTTACCTTTGCCTTCAGTGGCGGATTTCAAGCTGGACAAGAGGCTTTCACTTGTAAAATCATTTAAGGCTCAAAATCATCCACCTGATTTTGATCACACTCGTTGGTTGTTTGAGACAAAGGGGACATATGGGTACGGCAATGCTGTTTGGCCGAAAGACGGGTTTGGTGTTGGATCTGGAGCTAATGGATTTGAGCATCCTCCAGATTTTGGGGAGAGAAACCGGAGACCGTTGACCAGGAAGATGGGGGTTTCTGCTGCAATTCTTAGTCCATACAG GCTGATTATTATGATTCGTTTAGTTGCTCTCGGCTTCTTTCTTACATGGAGAATCCGACACCCCAACCGTGATGCAATGTGGTTGTGGGGAATGTCAATAACTTGTGAGCTCTGGTTTGCCTTTTCATGGCTGCTTGATCAACTCCCTAAGCTTTGCCCTGTCAACAGAGTCACTGACCTCTCTGTTCTCATAGACCGTTTTGAATCCCCTAACCTTCGAAACCCGAAAGGACGATCTGACCTTCCTGGTATTGATGTATTTGTCTCAACAGCTGACCCAGAAAAAGAACCACCTCTTGTCACAGCAAACACCATTTTGTCAATCCTTGCTGTTGATTATCCAGTGGAAAAACTCGCTTGCTATCTGTCTGACGATGGTGGCGCTCTTTTGACATTTGAAGCGCTTGCAGAGACCGCTAGCTTTGCAAGAATTTGGGTTCCTTTCTGTCGAAAGCATAAAATAGAACCGAGGAATCCAGAGGCATATTTTGGTCAGAAGCGTGATTTTCTTAAGAATAAAGTGAGGCTGGATTTTgttagagaaagaagaagagtgaAGAGAGAATATGATGAGTTCAAGGTAAGGATCAATTCATTACCAGAATCCATAAGGAGAAGATCTGATGCTTATAATGCCCACGAAGAGCTTCGAGCAAAGAAGAAACAGGTAGAGATGGGGAGAAATCCTTCAGAGTCTGTTAAGGTTCCGAAGGGTACATGGATGTCAGATGGTTCTCATTGGCCTGGAACTTGGGCTTCTGCAGAAACAGACCACTCAAGAGGGGATCATGCTGGTATAATTCAG GCAATGCTGGCTCCACCGAATGCAGAACCAGTTTTGGGGGCAGAAGCAGATGGCGATAACTTGATTGACACAACAGAAGTTGATATTAGGCTGCCAATGTTGGTCTATGTATCTCGCGAGAAGAGGCCAAGTTATGATCACAATAAGAAAGCTGGCGCCATGAATGCTTTAGTTAGAACCAGTGCTATAATGTCAAATGGTCCGTTTATTCTCAATCTTGATTGTGATCACTACATTTATAATTCTCTTGCTTTGAGAGAAGGAATGTGCTTTATGCTAGATAGAGGTGGGGATAGGATCTGCTATGTTCAGTTCCCACAAAGGTTTGAGGGGATTGATCCAAATGACCGGTATGCAAATCATAATACCGTGTTCTTTGATGTCACCATGAGAGCTCTCGATGGTTTACAAGGGCCAATGTATGTAGGCACAGGCTGCATTTTCAGGAGAACTGCTCTCTATGGATTTAGTCCTCCTAGAACCACTGAACACCGAGGATGGTTTGGCAGAAGGAAgattaaattgtttttgagaAAACCCAAGGTGGAAAAGAAGGTAGAAGATGAGATAGTTTTGCCTATTAATGGGGAACACAATGATGATGAGGATGCAGATATCGAATCATTGCTTCTTCCCAAAAGGTTTGGCAACTCTACTTCTCTGGCTGCATCCATCCCAGTGGCAGAATATCAAGGAAGGCTGCTTCAAGATTTGCAAGGCAAGGGTAACCACGGCAGACCAGCTGGTTCTCTTGCTGTGCCTCGTGAACCTTTGGATGCTGCTACTGTTGCGGAAGCAATAAGTGTTATCTCTTGCTTCTATGAGGACAAAACTGAGTGGGGGAAAAGAGTGGGGTGGATATATGGCTCTGTAACAGAAGATGTAGTGACAGGCTATCGCATGCACAATAGAGGATGGAGATCTGTTTACTGTGTAACAAAGAGGGATGCGTTTCGAGGAACAGCTCCGATAAATCTTACCGACAGGCTCCACCAAGTCCTTAGATGGGCAACCGGCTCTGTTGAGATCTTTTTCTCGAGGAACAATGCACTTTTCGCCAGCCCGAGAATGAAATTCTTGCAAAGAGTTGCATACTTCAATGTGGGGATGTACCCTTTCACGTCGATGTTTCTCCTAGTCTATTGCATCCTTCCTGCAGTGTCTCTATTCTCCGGACAGTTTATAGTCCAATCTCTAAGTGTAACCTTTCTCATCTTCTTGTTGGCCATCACCATCACCTTATGCATGCTTGCTCTGCTAGAAATCAGATGGTCTGGAATTACTCTCCATGATTGGTGGCGAAATGAACAGTTTTGGTTGATCGGTGGGACAAGTGCCCATCCTGCAGCAGTGTTGCAAGGACTGTTGAAGGTTATTGCAGGAGTTGACATCTCCTTCACATTGACGTCTAAATCTGCCACACCTGAAGATGGAGATGATGAGTTTGCAGAGCTTTATGAGGTTAAGTGGAGCTTCTTAATGGTTCCTCCGATAACTATCATGATGGTAAACTCCATTGCTATTGCAGTGGGTATAGCAAGAACCATGTATAGCGCATTTCCAGAGTGGAGTAAGCTTATTGGAGGAGTGTTCTTCAGCTTCTGGGTCTTATGCCATCTCTACCCATTTGCCAAGGGATTAATGGGGAGGAGAGGTAAGGTTCCAACTATCGTCTTTGTGTGGTCTGGACTGCTCTCTATCGTTATATCTTTGCTTTGGGTGTACATAAACCCTCCATCTGGAGGGCAAGATTACCTGAAGTTTCAGTTCCCCTGA
- the LOC123215770 gene encoding probable galacturonosyltransferase-like 7, with the protein MLSILRFSGYFSAATLLIVLSLSFQSSPPAEAIKSSHLFSVDSLNPFSFRKASIFHNADECGSSAHKVNGRAGVCDPSLVHVAITLDVEYLRGSIAAVHSILQHSMCPESIFFHFLVSETNLENLVRSTFPQLKFKVYYFEPEIVRNMISTSVRQALEQPLNYARNYLADLLEPCVRRVIYLDSDLVVVDDIAKLWATSLGSKTIGAPEYCHANFTKYFTATFWRKGKFSATFYGRKPCYFNTGVMVIDLVKWRLAGYTKRIERWMEIQKSDRIYELGSLPPYLLVFAGHVAPIEHRWNQHGLGGDNVRGSCRDLHPGPVSLLHWSGSGKPWIRLDSKRHCPLDTLWAPYDLYGHSH; encoded by the coding sequence ATGCTATCTATTTTGAGATTCTCTGGATATTTTTCAGCCGCAACCTTGTTGATCGTTCTATCTCTTTCTTTCCAATCATCTCCTCCCGCAGAAGCCATTAAATCCTCCCATCTGTTCTCCgttgattcattaaatccatttTCATTCCGAAAAGCTTCGATATTTCACAATGCAGATGAATGTGGCAGTAGTGCCCACAAAGTCAACGGTAGAGCCGGTGTTTGCGATCCCTCCCTGGTCCATGTAGCGATTACTCTCGATGTTGAGTACCTTCGTGGGTCAATCGCAGCGGTTCATTCCATTTTGCAACATTCCATGTGTCCAGAGAGTATTTTCTTTCACTTCTTGGTCTCAGAGACTAATCTGGAAAACCTAGTGAGATCCACTTTCCCACAATTGAAGTTCAAGGTTTATTATTTCGAACCAGAAATTGTACGAAACATGATCTCCACTTCTGTTAGACAAGCACTTGAACAGCCGTTAAATTATGCCAGGAATTATTTGGCTGATCTGCTAGAGCCATGTGTTCGCAGAGTGATTTACTTAGACTCTGATTTAGTGGTTGTTGACGATATTGCAAAACTCTGGGCTACAAGCTTGGGCTCTAAAACAATCGGTGCGCCGGAATACTGCCACGCAAACTTCACCAAATATTTTACGGCAACGTTTTGGAGGAAGGGAAAATTTTCTGCGACTTTTTACGGAAGAAAACCTTGTTACTTTAATACCGGAGTGATGGTCATAGATCTGGTTAAGTGGAGACTGGCCGGATACACCAAAAGGATCGAGAGATGGATGGAGATTCAGAAGAGTGACAGAATCTACGAGCTCGGCTCACTGCCGCCGTACCTCCTGGTTTTTGCCGGACATGTGGCGCCGATTGAACACAGGTGGAATCAGCACGGTTTGGGTGGGGATAATGTGCGTGGCAGCTGTCGTGACCTACACCCTGGTCCGGTTAGCTTACTGCATTGGTCCGGTAGTGGAAAGCCGTGGATTAGGCTTGACTCTAAGCGACATTGCCCCCTTGATACACTATGGGCACCATACGATTTATACGGCCACTCACATTGA
- the LOC123215772 gene encoding uncharacterized protein LOC123215772, with product MEGVSTMVYKGLRNYWQRRGYERINGTGRRRTRSRLELNSTRRRRSWRIKIKPKLKILRVASPKKFFLWLRDSYVKMMMSFANSRVCTGYGGAFAGQGVYGFGKGPLKEYDEKMIIEIYKSLMLGAPGQLVPRDAAKLGSEIACEAS from the coding sequence ATGGAAGGTGTTTCGACGATGGTGTACAAGGGTTTGAGGAACTACTGGCAGAGGAGAGGTTACGAGAGGATAAATGGGACAGGTCGGAGACGGACAAGAAGCCGATTGGAGTTGAATTCAACCCGGAGAAGACGATCCTGGCGGATTAAGATCAAACCTAAGCTTAAAATACTCAGAGTGGCTTCACCAAAGAAGTTCTTTCTATGGCTGCGTGACTCCTAcgtgaagatgatgatgagtttCGCTAATTCACGGGTTTGTACTGGTTATGGCGGAGCCTTTGCCGGTCAAGGGGTTTATGGATTTGGAAAGGGTCCACTCAAAGAGTACGATGAGAAGATGATCATTGAGATCTACAAGTCTTTAATGTTGGGGGCACCGGGTCAGTTGGTGCCTCGAGATGCAGCTAAACTTGGTTCAGAGATCGCTTGCGAagctagctag
- the LOC123215305 gene encoding GATA transcription factor 15-like: MNTKGSEPEVLNSSPPSVFSKMKKSCIDCHTTTTPLWRGGPAGPRSLCNACGIRYRKTKKALLGLDKGRAEKCKRKNSKDFRKLGVSLKMGLMGIGEEMSFQKSLREEEEAAMLLMTLSCGYMSMPGP, from the exons ATGAATACAAAA GGATCGGAACCGGAGGTCTTGAACAGTTCGCCACCAAGTGTCTTTAGCAAGATGAAGAAAAGCTGTATAGATTGTCACACAACAACAACACCTCTATGGCGAGGCGGCCCAGCAGGCCCCAGg TCACTATGTAATGCATGTGGGATCAGGTACAGAAAGACAAAGAAGGCGCTCCTGGGTTTGGACAAAGGAAGAGCAGAAAAATGTAAGAGAAAGAATAGTAAAGATTTTAGGAAGCTTGGAGTTTCTTTGAAAATGGGACTGATGGGTATTGGAGAAGAAATGTCATTTCAGAAATCATtaagagaggaagaagaagctgCCATGCTTTTGATGACTCTGTCTTGCGGCTATATGTCTATGCCGGGTCCTTAG
- the LOC123217004 gene encoding uncharacterized protein LOC123217004, with translation MKSQLSSCDEDEYYSSRMVCHWWRSSAKFDECVKLKLDIPDVSRLTPRLRVLREMERLALIAPEGLNELRHKLLNYSSGDFWVPTGGIKKEEMDIPPVITILLVGFSGSGKSSLINLMYSILSRSGLLLFAQTSSGSSSDSTTIYLEEHNVLRSMRSGFCVYDSRGYDYDRLSEGLEELSFFMGEGVHHNQLCLRSVDYASTKNDVDVFSSRSSSKFVQRRVNCAMVVVDMAKFYKAFKAKDSKPLEATRQLFCAPELRKCNENPILILTHGDMLSTEDRIDARLNICECLGISETSGVYDIVCLTEYGFPAEECDPVSAYAVTEAVYRALLISDRGHFPKKNLHDWTILILSWFLCFIASVFAFLADICSRLGRRDNKLKL, from the exons ATGAAAAGCCAACTATCTTCTTGCGATGAAGATGAGTACTACTCATCGAGAATGGTGTGCCACTGGTGGAGATCGTCTGCGAAGTTTGATGAATGTgttaagctcaagcttgacaTCCCTGACGTATCTCGTCTCACACCTAGACTCAGAGTGCTGAGGGAGATGGAGAGATTGGCCTTAATTGCACCTGAAGGACTCAATGAGCTTCGACACAAGCTTCTTAACTATAGTTCTGGTGACTTCTGGGTACCCACAGGAGGTATTAAAAAGGAAGAGATGGACATTCCACCGGTGATCACTATTCTCTTGGTGGGTTTTTCTGGTTCGGGGAAAAGCTCACTTATCAACCTTATGTACAGTATTCTTAGTCGCTCTGGACTCTTACTCTTCGCCCAAACTTCATCAG GAAGTTCTAGCGATTCAACAACCATTTACTTGGAAGAGCACAATGTCTTGAGGTCTATGCGAAGTGGGTTCTGTGTGTATGATTCGAGGGGATACGATTATGACAGATTGAGTGAAGGATTAGAAGAATTATCTTTCTTTATGGGCGAAGGGGTTCACCATAATCAGTTGTGCTTGAGATCAGTCGACTATGCATCAACGAAAAATGATGTTGATGTTTTTTCTTCGAGATCGTCTTCTAAATTCGTTCAGAGGAGGGTGAATTGTGCAATGGTAGTTGTTGACATGGCAAAGTTCTACAAAGCTTTCAAAGCAAAAGATTCTAAGCCATTAGAGGCAACCAGACAGCTCTTCTGCGCACCCGAGTTGCGAAAATGCA ACGAGAATCCAATCTTGATATTAACCCACGGTGATATGCTATCAACGGAGGATAGGATCGATGCTAGACTAAATATATGTGAATGTCTAGGTATATCTGAGACGAGTGGCGTGTATGACATTGTATGCCTCACAGAGTATGGATTTCCTGCTGAAGAGTGTGATCCTGTTTCAGCCTATGCTGTAACTGAAGCCGTTTATAGGGCATTACTAATCTCTGACAGAGGCCACTTTCCGAAGAAAAATCTCCATGACTGGACAATTCTTATATTGTCATGGTTTTTGTGCTTCATTGCCTCTGTTTTCGCTTTCCTTGCAGATATATGCTCCAGACTGGGACGGAGGGATAATAAATTGAAGTTGTGA
- the LOC123217003 gene encoding importin subunit alpha-like → MSLRPNARTEVRRSRYKVAVDAEEGRRRREDNMVEIRKNKREESLLKKRREGLQAHQQLSSSLTSSAPDNKKLESLPAMVAGVWSDDRNAQLEATTHFRKLLSIERSPPINEVIQSGVVPRFIDFLSRDDFPQLQFEAAWALTNIASGTSENTRVVIEHGAVPIFVKLLSSPTDDVREQAVWALGNVAGDSPKCRDLVLSHGALLPLLAQFNEHAKLSMLRNATWTLSNFCRGKPQPLFEQTKPALPALERLIHSNDDEVLTDACWALSYLSDGTNDKIQAVIEAGVCPRLVELLLHPSPSVLIPALRTVGNIVTGDDMQTQCIINHQALPCLLNLLTQNYKKSIKKEACWTISNITAGNVTQIQAVIDAGIIAPLVQLLQNAEFEIKKEAAWAISNATSGGSKEQIKFLVSQGCIKPLCDLLNCPDPRIVTVCLEGLEKILKVGEAEKNEGNTGDVNLFAQLIDDAEGLEKIENLQSHDNNEIYEKAVKILETYWVEEDEDEPVRPGDASQAGFRFGGNELSVPSGGFNFS, encoded by the exons ATGTCTCTGAGACCCAACGCTAGAACTGAGGTTCGCAGAAGCAGGTACAAGGTAGCCGTAGATGCCGAAGAAGGACGCAGAAGGAGAGAAGACAACATGGTAGAGATCCGAAAGAACAAGCGGGAAGAGAGTTTACTCAAGAAGCGACGCGAAGGACTTCAGGCTCACCAACAACTCTCCTCGTCTCTCACTTCTTCCGCACCTGATAATAAGAAG TTGGAAAGTCTCCCAGCAATGGTTGCAGGCGTTTGGTCTGATGATAGGAATGCACAGCTTGAGGCAACTACACATTTCAGGAAGCTACTCTCAATAG AGCGCAGTCCTCCAATCAATGAAGTTATACAATCTGGTGTTGTTCCTCGTTTTATAGATTTTCTTTCAAGGGATGACTTCCCACAGCTTCAG TTTGAGGCTGCATGGGCTCTTACAAATATTGCTTCGGGGACCTCAGAAAATACTAGGGTTGTTATTGAGCATGGGGCTGTGCCAATATTCGTTAAACTTTTAAGTTCTCCAACAGATGATGTTCGAGAGCAG GCTGTTTGGGCATTGGGAAATGTAGCTGGTGACTCACCTAAATGCCGTGATCTTGTCCTTAGCCATGGAGCTTTGCTGCCATTGCTGGCACAGTTCAATGAACATGCTAAGCTTTCAATGCTGCGAAATGCAACATGGACGTTGTCAAACTTCTGCAGAGGCAAACCACAGCCTTTGTTTGAGCAG ACAAAGCCTGCACTTCCAGCTCTTGAGCGCCTTATACATTCAAATGACGATGAAGTCCTCACGGATGCTTGCTGGGCTTTATCATATCTATCTGATGGTACCAATGACAAAATCCAAGCTGTTATTGAGGCTGGTGTCTGCCCCAGGCTAGTTGAACTTTTACT TCATCCATCTCCATCGGTGCTCATTCCTGCTCTTCGTACGGTTGGAAATATTGTTACTGGAGATGATATGCAAACTCAG TGTATAATAAACCACCAGGCTCTTCCATGCCTTCTGAACCTGTTAACACAAAATTACAAGAAGAGCATCAAGAAGGAAGCTTGTTGGACCATCTCCAACATCACTGCTGGAAATGTTACTCAGATACAG GCTGTAATTGATGCTGGTATAATTGCACCCCTTGTTCAACTGCTTCAAAATGCTGAGTTTGAGATCAAGAAAGAAGCTGCATGGGCTATTTCAAACGCAACTTCTGGTGGTTCTAAGGAGCAGATCAA GTTTTTGGTGAGCCAAGGGTGTATTAAACCTTTGTGTGATCTCCTGAACTGTCCTGATCCAAGAATTGTCACAGTTTGCTTGGAAGGACTTGAGAAGATTTTGAAGGTTGGGGAAGCTGAGAAAAATGAGGGTAACACAGGAGATGTTAATTTGTTTGCCCAATTAATTGATGACGCTGAGGGTTTAGAAAAGATTGAAAACCTTCAAAGTCATGACAACAATGAGATATATGAAAAGGCCGTGAAGATTCTGGAGACGTATTGGGTTGAGGAGGATGAAGATGAGCCAGTACGTCCTGGTGATGCTTCCCAAGCTGGATTCCGTTTTGGAGGCAACGAACTTTCTGTTCCTTCTGGTGGATTCAACTTTAGTTGA
- the LOC123216496 gene encoding methionine aminotransferase-like — translation MEGRGMEKKLSSAAKSFSPSPIQQLSLLAQRCNAINLAEGFPDFPAPLHIKNAAVSAINSDFNQYRHVQGICEQLAKIVKQMHGLDVDPLSDIAICCGQTEAFAAAVFAVIDKGDEVVIFDPSYETYEASIIIAGGVPVYVALDPPHWTLDPDKFIKSITTRTKAVVLNSPHNPTGKVFSKNELEIIAGVCCTKDCLAITDEVYERIIFDSEKHISLASLPGMQERTIITSSLSKTFSVTGWRVGWAIAPPFIAAAIRNIHVKITDSAPAPFQEAALTALSSPLEYFESLRKEYEFKRDYVVQLLGGIGFQILFKPKGSFFLFAKLPENCLLSDIEYVEELIKQAGVVAVPGCGFFHANFSGENSSEAVNSYHKKYIRFAFCKSNDTLAAAARKLGKPVDDSGCLKIN, via the exons ATGGAAGGTAGAGGCATGGAGAAGAAGCTATCTTCGGCTGCTAAGTCTTTCTCTCCCTCACCAATTCAACAACTCTCACTGCTTGCTCAGAGATGCAACGCAATCAACCTCGCTGAAGGCTTCCCGGATTTTCCTGCTCCTCTCCACATAAAAAACGCAGCCGTTTCCGCTATCAATTCTGACTTCAACCAGTACAG ACATGTGCAAGGAATTTGTGAACAGTTGGCCAAAATAGTGAAGCAAATGCACGGTTTAGATGTTGATCCTCTGAGTGACATAGCAATTTGTTGTGGCCAAACAGAGGCATTTGCAGCAGCAGTTTTTGCTG TAATAGACAAAGGAGACGAAGTTGTGATCTTTGACCCTTCATATGAAACGTATGAAGCATCCATTATCATTGCTGGAGGAGTACCA GTATATGTAGCTCTTGATCCTCCTCACTGGACATTGGATCCGGATAAGTTCATCAAGTCTATTACTACCAGGACAAAAGCTGTGGTATTGAACAG TCCTCACAACCCAACTGGCAAAGTTTTTTCCAAAAATGAGCTTGAGATCATCGCTGGAGTTTGCTGTACAAAGGATTGCCTAGCTATAACTGATGAA GTATATGAGCGTATAATTTTTGATAGCGAGAAGCATATATCACTTGCCTCCCTTCCAGGAATGCAAGAGAGGACTATCATCACATCTTCCTTATCAAAAACTTTTAGCGTTACAG GTTGGAGGGTTGGATGGGCCATTGCTCCTCCTTTCATTGCAGCTGCAATCAGAAACATTCATGTTAAAATTACGGATTCTGCTCCAGCACCATTCCAGGAAGCTGCTTTGACTGCTTTGAGCAGCCCTTTGGAATACTTTGAATCACTGAGAAAG GAATATGAATTCAAAAGAGATTATGTTGTGCAGTTGCTTGGTGGGATTGGTTTCCAGATTCTGTTCAAGCCTAAGGGCTCATTCTTTTTATTTGCAAAGCTTCCTGAGAACTGTTTACTTTCTGAT ATAGAATATGTTGAAGAATTGATAAAACAAGCGGGGGTGGTGGCTGTCCCAGGATGTGGATTTTTTCACGCAAATTTCTCTGGGGAAAATTCATCTGAAGCTGTTAATAGCTATCATAAGAAGTACATCAGGTTTGCTTTCTGCAAAAGCAATGATACTTTGGCTGCTGCAGCACGGAAGCTTGGCAAGCCTGTGGATGATTCAGGGTGTCTAAAGATAAATTGA